GCTCTGGCTAATGCAGCTCACCGCAGCGCGCCCCGGCGGCGGGAGGGTGCCATGACGCCGCACGCCCCCGAACCGACCGAGGGTGCGGTCCCGGACGCTGCGCCTGCCCGCCGGCCCCGGCGCGTGTTCTGGTTCCTCGCCTTGGCCTCCAGCGTACTCCTGCTGGCTCTCGTGCGGCCGGACCTCGGCCTCCGGGAGCCCGGTCCTGACGTGCGGCCACTGGCCGAGCGCGCGCCGCACCGCCCTCTGCCACACGACTTCCCACTCTCCGGCCCCTCGGCAGCTGCCCTCCGGCACCTCCAGCCTACCCCTTCGACTCTGCCACCGGTCCAGGTACCGCTCCGGCCGGGTGCCGCCGGCCTCGGCACCCGCGACCTGGTCATCCAGGGCGTCAACTACGGCGATCCGACCGGCGCGGCAGCACCGCTCCAGTGGATCAGCGGGCGCGAGGACGAGATGATCTCGCCGAGCTTCCGGCTGACCGACTTCGCCCCGGGCGACGGCTCCGTCATGGTGCGCGTCGACCCAGCGTTTCTCGACGGGCTGGAGCGTCTCCGCGCCCGGGCCGGACGACTCGCCATTGTCTCGGGCTACCGGCACGAGGCCTATAACGAGACCGTCGGCGGCGTGGCGGGGAGCTATCACATGCGGGGCCAGGCCGCCGACATCTGGTCACCCGACCACAGCCCGCTTGAGCTCGCCCGGCTCGCGCTCGGCACGATGGGCTGCGGGGTCGGCCTCGGCCTCGGCACCCATACCCTCCACGTCGACACGCGGGGGACGCTTGCTACGTGGGTCTACGAGGGCGCGGCACTCCGC
This Bacteroidota bacterium DNA region includes the following protein-coding sequences:
- a CDS encoding D-Ala-D-Ala carboxypeptidase family metallohydrolase, with the translated sequence MTPHAPEPTEGAVPDAAPARRPRRVFWFLALASSVLLLALVRPDLGLREPGPDVRPLAERAPHRPLPHDFPLSGPSAAALRHLQPTPSTLPPVQVPLRPGAAGLGTRDLVIQGVNYGDPTGAAAPLQWISGREDEMISPSFRLTDFAPGDGSVMVRVDPAFLDGLERLRARAGRLAIVSGYRHEAYNETVGGVAGSYHMRGQAADIWSPDHSPLELARLALGTMGCGVGLGLGTHTLHVDTRGTLATWVYEGAALREAAFDAWALTQCGRPVPAWLATAAAAAWLEDPVEPADSLGTSSPSDAPVALDSEALLRRYQGAIAEIVRREGTSGAVVLDVQEGEADVRHLAAGDPELAALGLGALVAWCQNRSDGTYVAYAVRRAAGETETGVTNVDGATGFRPGR